The following are encoded in a window of Candidatus Methylomirabilota bacterium genomic DNA:
- a CDS encoding prepilin-type N-terminal cleavage/methylation domain-containing protein: protein MSTCEPGVDRNVLLILKNERGFTLIELVIVIILIGVLAAVAVPRYVDLRDNAVMASAQATLDAGRAAIILDFSDKILNTGSYAFEPTDASTTGSVFDPSDVTDLENEMQSTPSYPPNGGYNIPAGQGFRWWLVTQGSSSPARPPVIEGIIDVTCDAADAASGANNDCFVSQL, encoded by the coding sequence ATGAGCACCTGTGAACCGGGGGTAGATCGTAACGTGCTACTTATCCTGAAAAATGAGCGAGGGTTTACATTGATCGAACTGGTGATCGTCATCATTCTGATCGGAGTTCTCGCTGCCGTCGCGGTCCCGCGATACGTGGACCTGCGGGACAATGCCGTCATGGCCAGTGCCCAGGCCACCCTGGATGCGGGTAGGGCCGCGATCATCCTGGACTTCAGCGACAAGATCCTGAACACTGGAAGCTACGCCTTTGAACCCACGGACGCGAGCACCACGGGGAGCGTATTTGACCCGTCCGATGTGACCGACCTCGAAAATGAAATGCAATCGACTCCCAGTTATCCGCCGAATGGCGGGTACAACATCCCGGCAGGTCAGGGCTTCCGCTGGTGGCTGGTGACCCAGGGAAGCAGCTCGCCTGCCCGGCCGCCAGTGATCGAGGGCATCATCGACGTCACGTGCGACGCAGCCGATGCCGCCAGTGGGGCCAATAATGATTGCTTTGTGAGCCAGTTGTAG